From a region of the Mycolicibacterium sp. MU0050 genome:
- a CDS encoding DivIVA domain-containing protein yields MDDYPSLLSSAEEVRSAVFSAPRIGRRGYNCDEVDALLDRVVNRMEGRDNLTAAEVAETRFGKPPLGKRGYREEEVDLLLDRIVRTLESMRPPSPPTAAPTRSAGGLTADDVRNATFSPPSRWRRRRDGYRESQVDDFLDAVATRLDTGRGLTAAEVRAARFDSPALGQLGYAAAEVNALLQRVAEALDSQERR; encoded by the coding sequence ATGGACGACTATCCGAGTTTGCTGAGTAGTGCCGAAGAAGTGCGATCGGCGGTCTTCAGCGCCCCGAGGATCGGTCGACGTGGATACAACTGTGACGAGGTGGACGCCCTGTTGGATCGCGTCGTGAACCGGATGGAGGGGCGCGACAACCTGACCGCGGCCGAGGTCGCCGAGACGCGGTTCGGCAAACCGCCGCTGGGGAAGCGGGGTTACCGGGAGGAAGAGGTCGACCTCCTGCTGGACCGCATCGTCAGGACGCTGGAGTCGATGCGGCCGCCCAGCCCGCCCACGGCCGCGCCGACCCGGTCCGCGGGTGGACTCACCGCCGACGATGTGCGCAACGCGACGTTCAGCCCGCCGTCGCGGTGGCGGCGACGGCGGGACGGCTATCGCGAGAGCCAGGTCGATGATTTCCTCGACGCGGTGGCCACCCGCCTCGATACCGGTCGGGGGCTGACGGCGGCGGAGGTCCGCGCCGCGCGATTCGACAGCCCCGCCCTCGGCCAGCTCGGTTATGCCGCCGCCGAGGTGAACGCGCTCCTGCAGCGGGTCGCGGAAGCCCTCGACAGCCAGGAAAGGCGCTAG